In Halovivax gelatinilyticus, the following are encoded in one genomic region:
- a CDS encoding ribonuclease H-like domain-containing protein, protein MVLELVAFDIETTGFSVRDEVTVAGFAFPLGVRVFVQSGGRDASGLESRVQDRVECHVQLSVHASEAALLEAVGAFSRDRLAGDDVLLAAFNGETWRSGFDLPFLRTRLSMNDVAWPFDEVPYTDLLPVVSKRFNTTIGGDECRDLVGVYDALCGGSVGELDPFVESSEAVAAFERGEFVALVLHNVADVLRTRELGVLAERYCSKSDFKLKSLTCTRNG, encoded by the coding sequence ATGGTGTTGGAGTTGGTGGCGTTTGATATTGAGACGACTGGGTTCTCGGTTCGTGATGAGGTGACGGTTGCTGGGTTCGCGTTCCCGTTAGGGGTGCGCGTGTTCGTTCAGTCGGGTGGTCGGGATGCGAGTGGTTTGGAGTCGAGGGTGCAGGATCGCGTGGAGTGTCATGTGCAGTTGTCGGTGCACGCGTCTGAGGCGGCGTTGTTGGAGGCGGTGGGTGCGTTTTCGCGTGACCGGTTGGCTGGTGATGACGTGTTGTTGGCGGCGTTTAATGGTGAGACGTGGCGATCCGGGTTCGATTTACCGTTTTTACGGACGCGGCTTTCGATGAATGATGTTGCGTGGCCGTTCGATGAGGTACCGTACACGGATTTGCTACCGGTCGTGTCGAAACGGTTTAACACGACGATAGGTGGGGATGAGTGTCGGGATCTCGTTGGCGTGTACGATGCGTTGTGCGGGGGGTCGGTTGGTGAGTTGGATCCGTTCGTGGAGAGTAGTGAGGCGGTGGCGGCGTTTGAGCGCGGGGAGTTCGTGGCGCTCGTGTTGCATAACGTCGCGGACGTGTTGCGGACGCGCGAGTTAGGGGTGCTCGCGGAGCGCTACTGTTCGAAATCGGATTTCAAGTTGAAGTCGTTGACGTGTACGCGTAACGGGTGA